Proteins encoded by one window of Lepus europaeus isolate LE1 unplaced genomic scaffold, mLepTim1.pri SCAFFOLD_334, whole genome shotgun sequence:
- the PTPRS gene encoding receptor-type tyrosine-protein phosphatase S isoform X1, whose amino-acid sequence MAAAGGPGVAAVLGPLGLLLFLLLGGCAAEEPPRFIKEPKDQIGVSGGVASFVCQATGDPKPRVTWNKKGKKVNSQRFETIEFDESAGAVLRIQPLRTPRDENVYECVAQNAAGEITVHAKLTVLREDQLPPGFPNIDMGPQLKVVERTRTATMLCAASGNPDPEITWFKDFLPVDPSASNGRIKQLRSGALQIESSEETDQGKYECVASNSAGVRYSAPANLYVRVRRVAPRFSILPMSHEIMPGGSVNITCVAVGSPMPYVKWMQGAEDLTPEDDMPVGRNVLELTDVKDSANYTCVAMSSLGVIEAVAQITVKSLPRAPGTPVVTENTATSITITWDSGNPDPVSYYVIEYKSKSQDGPYQIKEDVTTTRYSIGGLSPNSEYEVWVSAVNSIGQGPPSEPVVTRTGEQAPASAPRNVQARMLSATTMIVQWEEPVEPNGLIRGYRVYYTMEPEHPVGNWQKHHVDDSLLTTVGSLLEDETYTVRVLAFTSVGDGPLSDPVQVKTQQGVPGQPMNLRAEARSETSIGLSWSPPRQESIIKYELLFREGDRGREVGRTFEPTTAFVVEDLKPDTEYAFRLAARSPQGLGAFTSAVRQRTLQSKPSAPPQDVKCVSMRSTAILVSWRPPPPDTHNGALVGYSVRYRPLGSEDPEAKEVNGIPPTTTQILLEALQKWTEYRITTVAHTEVGPGPESSPVVVRTDEDVPSAPPRKVEAEALNATAIRVLWRSPAPGRQHGQIRGYQVHYVRMDGAEARGPPRIKDVMLADAQEMVITDLQPETAYSVTVAAYTMKGDGARSKPKVVTTKGAVLGRPTLSVQQTPEGSLEARWAPPAAGADDTVLGYRLQFGREDSPLATVDLPASQERYAAPGAHGGATYVFRLAARGRGGLGQEAAAALHVPEGAPRGPPRILEAAGNASAGTVLLRWLPPVPAERNGAIIKYTLAVREAGAAGPARETELPAAAEPGAETAFTLHGLQPDTAYDLQVRAHTRRGPGPYSPPVRYRTFLRDQVSPKNFKVKMVTKTSVLLSWEFPEDYASPSPYKIQYNGLTLDVDGRSSKKLITRLRPHTFYNFVLTNRAGGLGGLQQTVTAWTAFNLLSGKPSVAPKPDPEGHITVHLPDGQSPVPVQSYFVVMVPLRKSRGGQFLTPLGSPEDMDLEELLQDVARLQRRSLRHSRQLEAPRPYVAARFAVLPAAFHPGDQKQYGGFDNRGLEPGHRYVLFVLAVLQKSEPTFAASPFSDPFQLDNPDPQPIVDGEEGLIWVIGPVLAVVFIICIVIAILLYKNKPDSKRKDSEPRTKCLLNNAELAPHHPKDPVELRRMNFQTPDAGLSSPLREPGVHAQSMLSHPPIPLADMAEHTERLRANDSLKLSQEYESIDPGQQFTWEHSNLEVNKPKNRYANVIAYDHSRVILQPIEGIAGSDYINANYVDGYRRQNAYIATQGPLPETFGDFWRMVWEQRSATIVMMTRLEEKSRIKCDQYWPNRGTETYGFIQVTLLDTIELATFCVRTFSLHKNGSSEKREVRQFQFTAWPDHGVPEYPTPFLAFLRRVKTCNPPDAGPVVVHCSAGVGRTGCFIVIDAMLERMKPEKTVDVYGHVTLMRAQRNYMVQTEDQYSFIHEALLEAVGCGSTEVPARSLYAYIQKLAQVAPGEHVTGMELEFKRLASSKAHTSRFLSANLPCNKFKNRLVNIMPYETTRVCLQPIRGVEGSDYINASFIDGYRQQRAYMATQGPLAETTEDFWRMLWENNSTIVVMLSKLREMGREKCHQYWPAERSARYQYFVVDPMAEYNMPQYILREFKVTDARDGQSRTVRQFQFTDWPEQGVPKSGEGFIDFIGQVHKTKEQFGQDGPISVHCSAGVGRTGVFITLSIVLERMRYEGVVDIFQTVKMLRTQRPAMVQTEDEYQFCYQAALEYLGSFDHYAT is encoded by the exons ACGATCGAGTTTGACGAGAGCGCGGGCGCCGTGCTGAGGATCCAGCCGCTGCGCACGCCGCGCGACGAGAACGTGTACGAGTGCGTGGCGCAGAACGCGGCCGGCGAGATCACCGTGCACGCCAAGCTCACCGTCCTCCGAG AGGACCAGCTGCCCCCCGGCTTCCCCAACATCGACATGGGCCCGCAGCTGAAGGTGGTGGAGCGCACGCGGACGGCCACCATGCTGTGCGCCGCCAGCGGCAACCCCGACCCCGAGATCACTTGGTTCAAGGACTTCCTGCCCGTGGACCCCAGCGCCAGCAACGGGCGCATCAAGCAGCTGCGATCAG GGGCGCTACAGATCGAGAGCAGCGAGGAGACGGACCAGGGCAAGTACGAGTGCGTGGCCAGCAACAGCGCCGGCGTGCGCTACTCGGCACCCGCCAACCTCTACGTGCGAG tgCGCCGCGTGGCCCCCCGCTTCTCCATCCTGCCCATGAGCCACGAGATCATGCCGGGCGGGAGTGTGAACATCACGTGCGTGGCTGTGGGCTCGCCCATGCCCTACGTGAAGTGGATGCAGGGCGCCGAGGACCTGACGCCCGAGGACGACATGCCCGTGGGCCGCAACGTGCTGGAGCTCACCGACGTCAAGGACTCGGCCAACTACACGTGCGTGGCCATGTCCAGCCTGGGCGTCATCGAGGCCGTGGCGCAAATCACCGTCAAGT ccCTGCCCCGAGCCCCCGGGACCCCCGTGGTGACGGAGAACACGGCCACCAGCATCACCATCACCTGGGACTCGGGCAACCCGGACCCCGTGTCCTACTACGTCATCGAGTACAAGTCCAAGAGCCAGGACGGCCCGTACCAGATCAAGGAGGACGTCACGACCACGCGCTACAGCATCGGCGGCCTGAGCCCCAACTCCGAGTACGAGGTCTGGGTGTCGGCCGTCAACTCCATCGGCCAGGGCCCGCCCAGCGAGCCGGTGGTCACGCGCACTGGCGAGCAGGCCCCGGCCAGCGCGCCCCGCAACGTGCAGGCGCGCATGCTCAGTGCCACCACCATGATCGTGCAATGGGAGGAGCCCGTGGAGCCCAACGGGCTGATCCGGGGCTACCGCGTCTACTACACCATGGAGCCCGAGCACCCCGTGGGCAACTGGCAGAAGCACCACGTGGACGACAGCCTGCTCACCACCGTGGGCAGCCTGCTGGAGGACGAGACCTACACCGTGCGCGTGCTGGCCTTCACGTCGGTGGGCGACGGGCCGCTGTCCGACCCGGTGCAGGTCAAGACACAGCAGGGAG TGCCCGGCCAGCCCATGAACCTGCGGGCCGAGGCCAGGTCGGAGACGAGCATCGGGCTGTCCTGGAGCCCGCCGCGCCAGGAGAGCATCATCAAATACGAGCTGCTCTTCCGGGAAGGCGACCGCGGCCGAGAG GTGGGCCGCACGTTCGAGCCGACCACGGCCTTCGTGGTGGAGGACCTGAAGCCGGACACCGAGTACGCCTTCCGCCTGGCGGCGCGCTCGCCGCAGGGCCTGGGCGCCTTCACTTCTGCCGTGCGCCAGCGCACGCTGCAGTCCA AACCGTCCGCCCCCCCCCAGGACGTTAAATGCGTCAGCATGCGCTCCACCGCCATTTTGGTAAGTtggcgcccgccgccgccggaCACGCACAACGGGGCCCTGGTGGGCTACAGCGTCCGCTACCGCCCGCTGGGCTCGGAGGACCCGGAAGCCAAGGAGGTGAACGGCATCCCCCCAACCACCACCCAGATCCTGCTGGAGGCCTTGCAGAAGTGGACGGAGTACCGCATCACCACGGTGGCGCACACAGAGGTGGGACCCGGGCCCGAGAGCTCGCCCGTGGTCGTCCGCACCGACGAGGACG TGCCCAGCGCGCCGCCGCGGAAGGTGGAGGCGGAGGCGCTCAATGCCACGGCCATCCGCGTGCTGTGGCGCTCGCCCGCGCCCGGCCGGCAGCACGGCCAGATCCGTGGTTACCAAGTGCACTATGTACGCATGGACGGCGCCGAGGCCCGCGGGCCGCCCCGCATCAAGGACGTGATGCTGGCCGACGCGCAG GAGATGGTCATCACCGACCTGCAGCCCGAGACCGCCTACTCGGTCACCGTGGCCGCCTACACCATGAAAGGCGACGGCGCTCGTAGCAAACCCAAGGTGGTGACGACCAAGGGAGCAG TGCTGGGCCGCCCCACCCTGTCGGTGCAGCAGACCCCCGAGGGCAGCCTGGAAGCCCGCTGGGCGCCCCCGGCCGCCGGCGCGGACGACACAGTGCTGGGCTACCGCCTGCAGTTCGGCCGCGAGGACTCGCCGCTGGCCACGGTGGACTTGCCGGCGTCGCAAGAGCGCTACGCGGCGCCGGGCGCGCACGGCGGCGCCACCTATGTGTTCCGACTGGCGGCGCGCGGCCgcgggggcctgggccaggaggcggcggcggcgctgcacgtgcccgagggcgcgccccgcgggccccCGCGCATCCTGGAGGCGGCGGGCAACGCGTCGGCCGGCACCGTCCTGCTGCGCTGGCTGCCGCCCGTGCCCGCAGAGCGCAATGGCGCCATCATCAAGTACACGCTGGCCGTgcgggaggccggcgccgcgggccCCGCGCGGGAGACGGAGCTGCCGGCGGCGGCCGAGCCGGGGGCCGAGACGGCGTTCACGCTGCACGGCCTGCAGCCAGACACGGCCTACGACCTCCaagtgcgcgcgcacacacgccGGGGCCCCGGCCCCTACAGCCCCCCTGTCCGCTACCGCACGTTCCTGCGGGACCAAG TCTCGCCCAAGAACTTCAAGGTGAAGATGGTCACCAAGACGTCGGTGCTGCTGAGCTGGGAGTTCCCGGAGGACTACGCCTCGCCCTCGCCCTACAAG atcCAGTACAACGGGCTGACGCTCGACGTGGACGGCCGCAGCAGCAAGAAGCTGATCACGCGCCTGCGGCCGCACACCTTCTACAACTTCGTGCTGACCAACCGCGCGGGCGGCCTGGGCGGCCTGCAGCAGACGGTCACGGCCTGGACCGCCTTCAACCTGCTCAGCGGCAAGCCCAGCGTGGCCCCCAAGCCCGACCCCGAGGGCCACATCACCGTGCACCTGCCCGACGGCCAGAGCCCCGTGCCCGTGCA GAGCTACTTCGTCGTGATGGTCCCGCTCCGCAAGTCTCGCGGCGGCCAGTTCCTGACCCCGCTGGGCAGCCCCGAGGACATGGACCTGGAGGAG CTGCTCCAAGACGTGGCCCGGCTGCAGCGGCGCAGCCTGCGCCACTCGCGCCAGCTGGAGGCGCCCCGGCCCTACGTGGCCGCCCGCTTTGCCGTGCTGCCGGCCGCCTTCCACCCCGGCGACCAGAAGCAGTACGGCGGCTTCGACAACCGCGGCCTGGAGCCCGGCCACCGCTACGTGCTGTTCGTGCTGGCCGTGCTGCAGAAGAGCGAGCCC aCCTTCGCGGCCAGCCCCTTCTCAGACCCCTTCCAGCTGGATAACCCCGACCCCCAGCCCATCGTGGACGGCGAGGAGGGGCTGATCTGGGTCATCGGGCCCGTGCTCGCCGTCGTCTTCATCATCTGCATCGTGATCGCCATCCTGCTCTACAAGAA CAAGCCCGACAG CAAGCGCAAGGACTCGGAGCCCCGCACCAAATGCCTCCTCAACAACGCGGAGCTCGCCCCGCACCACCCCAAGGACCCTGTGGAGCTGAGGCGCATGAACTTCCAGACGCCCG ATGCGGGCCTCAGCAGCCCCCTCAGGGAGCCGGGGGTTCACGCGCAAA GCATGCTCAGCCACCCGCCCATCCCCCTCGCCGACATGGCGGAGCACACCGAGCGCCTCCGGGCCAACGACAGCCTGAAGCTCTCGCAGGAGTACGAG TCCATCGACCCCGGGCAGCAGTTCACCTGGGAGCACTCCAACCTGGAGGTGAACAAGCCCAAGAACCGCTACGCCAACGTCATCGCCTACGACCACTCCCGCGTCATCCTGCAGCCCATCGAAG GCATCGCGGGCAGCGACTACATCAACGCCAACTACGTGGACGGCTACCGGCGGCAGAACGCCTACATCGCCACGCAGGGGCCGCTGCCCGAGACCTTCGGCGACTTCTGGCGCATGGTGTGGGAGCAGCGCTCGGCCACCATCGTCATGATGACGCGGCTGGAGGAGAAGTCGCGG ATCAAGTGTGACCAGTACTGGCCCAACCGCGGCACGGAGACCTacggcttcatccaggtcacgcTGCTGGACACCATTGAGCTGGCCACGTTCTGCGTGCGGACCTTCTCCCTGCACAAG aaCGGCTCGAGTGAGAAGCGCGAGGTGCGCCAGTTCCAGTTCACGGCGTGGCCCGACCACGGCGTGCCCGAGTACCCCACGCCCTTCCTGGCCTTCCTGCGGCGCGTGAAGACCTGCAACCCGCCCGACGCAGGCCCAGTGGTGGTGCACTGCAG CGCGGGCGTGGGCCGCACGGGCTGCTTCATCGTCATCGACGCCATGCTGGAGCGGATGAAGCCCGAGAAGACGGTGGACGTGTACGGGCACGTGACGCTGATGCGCGCGCAGCGCAACTACATGGTGCAGACGGAGGACCAGTACAGCTTCATCCACGAGGCGCTGCTGGAGGCCGTGGGTTGCGGCAGCACCGAGGTGCCGGCGCGCAGCCTCTACGCCTACATCCAGAAGCTGGCGCAGGTGGCGCCGGGCGAGCACGTCACGGGCATGGAGCTCGAGTTCAAG cGCCTGGCCAGCTCCAAGGCGCACACGTCCCGCTTCTTGAGCGCCAACCTGCCGTGCAACAAGTTCAAGAACCGCCTGGTGAACATCATGCCCTACGAGACCACGCGCGTCTGCCTGCAGCCCATCCGCGGCGTGGAGGGCTCCGACTACATCAACGCCAGCTTCATCGACGGCTACAG GCAGCAGAGAGCCTACATGGCCACGCAGGGGCCGCTGGCCGAGACCACCGAGGACTTCTGGCGCATGCTGTGGGAGAACAACTCCACCATCGTGGTGATGCTGAGCAAGCTGCGGGAGATGGGCCGG gagaAGTGCCACCAGTACTGGCCGGCCGAGCGCTCCGCCCGCTACCAGTACTTCGTGGTGGACCCCATGGCCGAGTACAACATGCCGCAGTACATCCTGCGGGAGTTCAAGGTCACGGACGCCAGG GACGGCCAGTCGCGCACGGTGCGGCAGTTCCAGTTCACGGACTGGCCGGAGCAGGGCGTGCCCAAGTCGGGCGAGGGCTTCATCGACTTCATCGGCCAAGTGCACAAGACCAAGGAGCAGTTCGGGcaggacgggcccatctcggtcCACTGCAG CGCCGGCGTGGGCAGGACGGGCGTCTTCATCACGCTCAGCATCGTGCTGGAGCGAATGCGGTACGAGGGCGTCGTGGACATCTTCCAGACGGTGAAGATGCTGCGCACGCAGCGGCCCGCCATGGTGCAGACGGAg gaCGAGTACCAGTTCTGCTACCAGGCGGCGCTCGAGTACCTCGGCAGCTTTGACCACTATGCAACCTAA
- the PTPRS gene encoding receptor-type tyrosine-protein phosphatase S isoform X3 — MAAAGGPGVAAVLGPLGLLLFLLLGGCAAEEPPRFIKEPKDQIGVSGGVASFVCQATGDPKPRVTWNKKGKKVNSQRFETIEFDESAGAVLRIQPLRTPRDENVYECVAQNAAGEITVHAKLTVLREDQLPPGFPNIDMGPQLKVVERTRTATMLCAASGNPDPEITWFKDFLPVDPSASNGRIKQLRSGALQIESSEETDQGKYECVASNSAGVRYSAPANLYVRVRRVAPRFSILPMSHEIMPGGSVNITCVAVGSPMPYVKWMQGAEDLTPEDDMPVGRNVLELTDVKDSANYTCVAMSSLGVIEAVAQITVKSLPRAPGTPVVTENTATSITITWDSGNPDPVSYYVIEYKSKSQDGPYQIKEDVTTTRYSIGGLSPNSEYEVWVSAVNSIGQGPPSEPVVTRTGEQAPASAPRNVQARMLSATTMIVQWEEPVEPNGLIRGYRVYYTMEPEHPVGNWQKHHVDDSLLTTVGSLLEDETYTVRVLAFTSVGDGPLSDPVQVKTQQGVPGQPMNLRAEARSETSIGLSWSPPRQESIIKYELLFREGDRGREVGRTFEPTTAFVVEDLKPDTEYAFRLAARSPQGLGAFTSAVRQRTLQSKPSAPPQDVKCVSMRSTAILILLEALQKWTEYRITTVAHTEVGPGPESSPVVVRTDEDVPSAPPRKVEAEALNATAIRVLWRSPAPGRQHGQIRGYQVHYVRMDGAEARGPPRIKDVMLADAQEMVITDLQPETAYSVTVAAYTMKGDGARSKPKVVTTKGAVLGRPTLSVQQTPEGSLEARWAPPAAGADDTVLGYRLQFGREDSPLATVDLPASQERYAAPGAHGGATYVFRLAARGRGGLGQEAAAALHVPEGAPRGPPRILEAAGNASAGTVLLRWLPPVPAERNGAIIKYTLAVREAGAAGPARETELPAAAEPGAETAFTLHGLQPDTAYDLQVRAHTRRGPGPYSPPVRYRTFLRDQVSPKNFKVKMVTKTSVLLSWEFPEDYASPSPYKIQYNGLTLDVDGRSSKKLITRLRPHTFYNFVLTNRAGGLGGLQQTVTAWTAFNLLSGKPSVAPKPDPEGHITVHLPDGQSPVPVQSYFVVMVPLRKSRGGQFLTPLGSPEDMDLEELLQDVARLQRRSLRHSRQLEAPRPYVAARFAVLPAAFHPGDQKQYGGFDNRGLEPGHRYVLFVLAVLQKSEPTFAASPFSDPFQLDNPDPQPIVDGEEGLIWVIGPVLAVVFIICIVIAILLYKNKPDSKRKDSEPRTKCLLNNAELAPHHPKDPVELRRMNFQTPGMLSHPPIPLADMAEHTERLRANDSLKLSQEYESIDPGQQFTWEHSNLEVNKPKNRYANVIAYDHSRVILQPIEGIAGSDYINANYVDGYRRQNAYIATQGPLPETFGDFWRMVWEQRSATIVMMTRLEEKSRIKCDQYWPNRGTETYGFIQVTLLDTIELATFCVRTFSLHKNGSSEKREVRQFQFTAWPDHGVPEYPTPFLAFLRRVKTCNPPDAGPVVVHCSAGVGRTGCFIVIDAMLERMKPEKTVDVYGHVTLMRAQRNYMVQTEDQYSFIHEALLEAVGCGSTEVPARSLYAYIQKLAQVAPGEHVTGMELEFKRLASSKAHTSRFLSANLPCNKFKNRLVNIMPYETTRVCLQPIRGVEGSDYINASFIDGYRQQRAYMATQGPLAETTEDFWRMLWENNSTIVVMLSKLREMGREKCHQYWPAERSARYQYFVVDPMAEYNMPQYILREFKVTDARDGQSRTVRQFQFTDWPEQGVPKSGEGFIDFIGQVHKTKEQFGQDGPISVHCSAGVGRTGVFITLSIVLERMRYEGVVDIFQTVKMLRTQRPAMVQTEDEYQFCYQAALEYLGSFDHYAT; from the exons ACGATCGAGTTTGACGAGAGCGCGGGCGCCGTGCTGAGGATCCAGCCGCTGCGCACGCCGCGCGACGAGAACGTGTACGAGTGCGTGGCGCAGAACGCGGCCGGCGAGATCACCGTGCACGCCAAGCTCACCGTCCTCCGAG AGGACCAGCTGCCCCCCGGCTTCCCCAACATCGACATGGGCCCGCAGCTGAAGGTGGTGGAGCGCACGCGGACGGCCACCATGCTGTGCGCCGCCAGCGGCAACCCCGACCCCGAGATCACTTGGTTCAAGGACTTCCTGCCCGTGGACCCCAGCGCCAGCAACGGGCGCATCAAGCAGCTGCGATCAG GGGCGCTACAGATCGAGAGCAGCGAGGAGACGGACCAGGGCAAGTACGAGTGCGTGGCCAGCAACAGCGCCGGCGTGCGCTACTCGGCACCCGCCAACCTCTACGTGCGAG tgCGCCGCGTGGCCCCCCGCTTCTCCATCCTGCCCATGAGCCACGAGATCATGCCGGGCGGGAGTGTGAACATCACGTGCGTGGCTGTGGGCTCGCCCATGCCCTACGTGAAGTGGATGCAGGGCGCCGAGGACCTGACGCCCGAGGACGACATGCCCGTGGGCCGCAACGTGCTGGAGCTCACCGACGTCAAGGACTCGGCCAACTACACGTGCGTGGCCATGTCCAGCCTGGGCGTCATCGAGGCCGTGGCGCAAATCACCGTCAAGT ccCTGCCCCGAGCCCCCGGGACCCCCGTGGTGACGGAGAACACGGCCACCAGCATCACCATCACCTGGGACTCGGGCAACCCGGACCCCGTGTCCTACTACGTCATCGAGTACAAGTCCAAGAGCCAGGACGGCCCGTACCAGATCAAGGAGGACGTCACGACCACGCGCTACAGCATCGGCGGCCTGAGCCCCAACTCCGAGTACGAGGTCTGGGTGTCGGCCGTCAACTCCATCGGCCAGGGCCCGCCCAGCGAGCCGGTGGTCACGCGCACTGGCGAGCAGGCCCCGGCCAGCGCGCCCCGCAACGTGCAGGCGCGCATGCTCAGTGCCACCACCATGATCGTGCAATGGGAGGAGCCCGTGGAGCCCAACGGGCTGATCCGGGGCTACCGCGTCTACTACACCATGGAGCCCGAGCACCCCGTGGGCAACTGGCAGAAGCACCACGTGGACGACAGCCTGCTCACCACCGTGGGCAGCCTGCTGGAGGACGAGACCTACACCGTGCGCGTGCTGGCCTTCACGTCGGTGGGCGACGGGCCGCTGTCCGACCCGGTGCAGGTCAAGACACAGCAGGGAG TGCCCGGCCAGCCCATGAACCTGCGGGCCGAGGCCAGGTCGGAGACGAGCATCGGGCTGTCCTGGAGCCCGCCGCGCCAGGAGAGCATCATCAAATACGAGCTGCTCTTCCGGGAAGGCGACCGCGGCCGAGAG GTGGGCCGCACGTTCGAGCCGACCACGGCCTTCGTGGTGGAGGACCTGAAGCCGGACACCGAGTACGCCTTCCGCCTGGCGGCGCGCTCGCCGCAGGGCCTGGGCGCCTTCACTTCTGCCGTGCGCCAGCGCACGCTGCAGTCCA AACCGTCCGCCCCCCCCCAGGACGTTAAATGCGTCAGCATGCGCTCCACCGCCATTTTG ATCCTGCTGGAGGCCTTGCAGAAGTGGACGGAGTACCGCATCACCACGGTGGCGCACACAGAGGTGGGACCCGGGCCCGAGAGCTCGCCCGTGGTCGTCCGCACCGACGAGGACG TGCCCAGCGCGCCGCCGCGGAAGGTGGAGGCGGAGGCGCTCAATGCCACGGCCATCCGCGTGCTGTGGCGCTCGCCCGCGCCCGGCCGGCAGCACGGCCAGATCCGTGGTTACCAAGTGCACTATGTACGCATGGACGGCGCCGAGGCCCGCGGGCCGCCCCGCATCAAGGACGTGATGCTGGCCGACGCGCAG GAGATGGTCATCACCGACCTGCAGCCCGAGACCGCCTACTCGGTCACCGTGGCCGCCTACACCATGAAAGGCGACGGCGCTCGTAGCAAACCCAAGGTGGTGACGACCAAGGGAGCAG TGCTGGGCCGCCCCACCCTGTCGGTGCAGCAGACCCCCGAGGGCAGCCTGGAAGCCCGCTGGGCGCCCCCGGCCGCCGGCGCGGACGACACAGTGCTGGGCTACCGCCTGCAGTTCGGCCGCGAGGACTCGCCGCTGGCCACGGTGGACTTGCCGGCGTCGCAAGAGCGCTACGCGGCGCCGGGCGCGCACGGCGGCGCCACCTATGTGTTCCGACTGGCGGCGCGCGGCCgcgggggcctgggccaggaggcggcggcggcgctgcacgtgcccgagggcgcgccccgcgggccccCGCGCATCCTGGAGGCGGCGGGCAACGCGTCGGCCGGCACCGTCCTGCTGCGCTGGCTGCCGCCCGTGCCCGCAGAGCGCAATGGCGCCATCATCAAGTACACGCTGGCCGTgcgggaggccggcgccgcgggccCCGCGCGGGAGACGGAGCTGCCGGCGGCGGCCGAGCCGGGGGCCGAGACGGCGTTCACGCTGCACGGCCTGCAGCCAGACACGGCCTACGACCTCCaagtgcgcgcgcacacacgccGGGGCCCCGGCCCCTACAGCCCCCCTGTCCGCTACCGCACGTTCCTGCGGGACCAAG TCTCGCCCAAGAACTTCAAGGTGAAGATGGTCACCAAGACGTCGGTGCTGCTGAGCTGGGAGTTCCCGGAGGACTACGCCTCGCCCTCGCCCTACAAG atcCAGTACAACGGGCTGACGCTCGACGTGGACGGCCGCAGCAGCAAGAAGCTGATCACGCGCCTGCGGCCGCACACCTTCTACAACTTCGTGCTGACCAACCGCGCGGGCGGCCTGGGCGGCCTGCAGCAGACGGTCACGGCCTGGACCGCCTTCAACCTGCTCAGCGGCAAGCCCAGCGTGGCCCCCAAGCCCGACCCCGAGGGCCACATCACCGTGCACCTGCCCGACGGCCAGAGCCCCGTGCCCGTGCA GAGCTACTTCGTCGTGATGGTCCCGCTCCGCAAGTCTCGCGGCGGCCAGTTCCTGACCCCGCTGGGCAGCCCCGAGGACATGGACCTGGAGGAG CTGCTCCAAGACGTGGCCCGGCTGCAGCGGCGCAGCCTGCGCCACTCGCGCCAGCTGGAGGCGCCCCGGCCCTACGTGGCCGCCCGCTTTGCCGTGCTGCCGGCCGCCTTCCACCCCGGCGACCAGAAGCAGTACGGCGGCTTCGACAACCGCGGCCTGGAGCCCGGCCACCGCTACGTGCTGTTCGTGCTGGCCGTGCTGCAGAAGAGCGAGCCC aCCTTCGCGGCCAGCCCCTTCTCAGACCCCTTCCAGCTGGATAACCCCGACCCCCAGCCCATCGTGGACGGCGAGGAGGGGCTGATCTGGGTCATCGGGCCCGTGCTCGCCGTCGTCTTCATCATCTGCATCGTGATCGCCATCCTGCTCTACAAGAA CAAGCCCGACAG CAAGCGCAAGGACTCGGAGCCCCGCACCAAATGCCTCCTCAACAACGCGGAGCTCGCCCCGCACCACCCCAAGGACCCTGTGGAGCTGAGGCGCATGAACTTCCAGACGCCCG GCATGCTCAGCCACCCGCCCATCCCCCTCGCCGACATGGCGGAGCACACCGAGCGCCTCCGGGCCAACGACAGCCTGAAGCTCTCGCAGGAGTACGAG TCCATCGACCCCGGGCAGCAGTTCACCTGGGAGCACTCCAACCTGGAGGTGAACAAGCCCAAGAACCGCTACGCCAACGTCATCGCCTACGACCACTCCCGCGTCATCCTGCAGCCCATCGAAG GCATCGCGGGCAGCGACTACATCAACGCCAACTACGTGGACGGCTACCGGCGGCAGAACGCCTACATCGCCACGCAGGGGCCGCTGCCCGAGACCTTCGGCGACTTCTGGCGCATGGTGTGGGAGCAGCGCTCGGCCACCATCGTCATGATGACGCGGCTGGAGGAGAAGTCGCGG ATCAAGTGTGACCAGTACTGGCCCAACCGCGGCACGGAGACCTacggcttcatccaggtcacgcTGCTGGACACCATTGAGCTGGCCACGTTCTGCGTGCGGACCTTCTCCCTGCACAAG aaCGGCTCGAGTGAGAAGCGCGAGGTGCGCCAGTTCCAGTTCACGGCGTGGCCCGACCACGGCGTGCCCGAGTACCCCACGCCCTTCCTGGCCTTCCTGCGGCGCGTGAAGACCTGCAACCCGCCCGACGCAGGCCCAGTGGTGGTGCACTGCAG CGCGGGCGTGGGCCGCACGGGCTGCTTCATCGTCATCGACGCCATGCTGGAGCGGATGAAGCCCGAGAAGACGGTGGACGTGTACGGGCACGTGACGCTGATGCGCGCGCAGCGCAACTACATGGTGCAGACGGAGGACCAGTACAGCTTCATCCACGAGGCGCTGCTGGAGGCCGTGGGTTGCGGCAGCACCGAGGTGCCGGCGCGCAGCCTCTACGCCTACATCCAGAAGCTGGCGCAGGTGGCGCCGGGCGAGCACGTCACGGGCATGGAGCTCGAGTTCAAG cGCCTGGCCAGCTCCAAGGCGCACACGTCCCGCTTCTTGAGCGCCAACCTGCCGTGCAACAAGTTCAAGAACCGCCTGGTGAACATCATGCCCTACGAGACCACGCGCGTCTGCCTGCAGCCCATCCGCGGCGTGGAGGGCTCCGACTACATCAACGCCAGCTTCATCGACGGCTACAG GCAGCAGAGAGCCTACATGGCCACGCAGGGGCCGCTGGCCGAGACCACCGAGGACTTCTGGCGCATGCTGTGGGAGAACAACTCCACCATCGTGGTGATGCTGAGCAAGCTGCGGGAGATGGGCCGG gagaAGTGCCACCAGTACTGGCCGGCCGAGCGCTCCGCCCGCTACCAGTACTTCGTGGTGGACCCCATGGCCGAGTACAACATGCCGCAGTACATCCTGCGGGAGTTCAAGGTCACGGACGCCAGG GACGGCCAGTCGCGCACGGTGCGGCAGTTCCAGTTCACGGACTGGCCGGAGCAGGGCGTGCCCAAGTCGGGCGAGGGCTTCATCGACTTCATCGGCCAAGTGCACAAGACCAAGGAGCAGTTCGGGcaggacgggcccatctcggtcCACTGCAG CGCCGGCGTGGGCAGGACGGGCGTCTTCATCACGCTCAGCATCGTGCTGGAGCGAATGCGGTACGAGGGCGTCGTGGACATCTTCCAGACGGTGAAGATGCTGCGCACGCAGCGGCCCGCCATGGTGCAGACGGAg gaCGAGTACCAGTTCTGCTACCAGGCGGCGCTCGAGTACCTCGGCAGCTTTGACCACTATGCAACCTAA